A window of bacterium genomic DNA:
GGCCGGTGGTCGGGGCCGGGGTCGGCGAGCGGAGCGGCTGGGCCGTCCACGGGTGGTCCGGCACCGGTCTCGGTCCGGCGAGGGGACCCGCGGGACGGCCGCGGGCACAGCCCCATCGAGGCAGGCGAGAGCCCGCGACTCCGTCGAGGGAGGCGAGAGCCCCGCGACTCGGTTGAGGATGCACGCCGCGACGCAGCGCGGGGGCAGCAGTCGCACGAGGTGCGGCAGGCGCACGGCGACGAACGGCACGGCCGCACGGCGCAGGGTTGGGGGCCGGCGGGGGCAGGAGACGCAAAACGTCTGGCAGGAGACGCACGATGCCGGGCAGGGAGCCGCACGCCGTCGGGCAGGAGCCCCGTCCTCGCTGGAGTCGGCCGCTCGCTACGGCCGATGACCACCGCGGGGGCCGGGCCCGACGCCCGGCAGGCCCACGCGAACCTGCGTGTGGTGGTTCGGCCCGGGCCCCGTGCTGGCCGGCCCCGGCACCCGAGCGACCACGATCGTCGGGCGGCGCCGGGGCGGTGTCCGCGCACGGGCTGTGTTGTCGCAGCTCTTCGCGGAGCGCGCCGCCTTCATCGCGTGGCCCGCGCCAGCGCTGCGATCGCGGCCACCGCGGTGTCCACCTCCGCCTCCGTGTTGTAGTAGTGGGGCGAAATGCGGATGGCCGTGCGCGCACCCTTGGCGTCCATGTCCAGGACCGCGTACTCCCGCGCCGTGGCCGACGTGTTGATGCCCTGCTCCCGCAGCAGCGGCACCAGCTCGAAGGCGTTCCGTCCCGCGACCTCCACCGTGACAATCGCGCACAGCCGCCGTCCGCGGTCCAGCACCCGTAGCCCCTCGTGCTCGCGGAGCCGCTCGCGCGCGTAGGCGGCGAGTCGCGCCGCCCGCTCCCCGCCGCGCGCGACGCCGACCTCCTCCAGCGCGTAGCGCGCCGCGGCGCCCTGCCCCAGCACCAGCGCGTACGCGAACTCCCAGTTCTCGAACCGCCGCGCATCCGGGGCGAGGCGGAACTCGTCCGCCTCGATCCACGCCGCGCCGCGCATGTCCACGAACAGCGGGTGGGCGCCCCGGTCGAGCGCACGGTCCGAGACGTAGAGGAACCCTGCGCCACGGGGGCCGCGCAGGAACTTGCGCGCCGTGGCCGAGAGGAAGTCGCAACGCAGCTCGTTGACATCGATGGGGAGCTGGCCCACCGCCTGGCACGCGTCCACGATGTAGGGCACGCCTTCCTCCTCGCACACCGCGCCCACCTCCGCAGCCGGCTGCACGAGCCCCGAGTTCGTCGGCACCCAGGTCAGCGACACCAGCCTCGGCCGCTCGCGCCGGATGAGCGCGCGCACGGACTCCGGGTCCACGCCGCCCTCGGGCAGGTCCTCCGCGCGCACCACGCGTACGCCCGCGCGATGGTGCAACGAGAGGTACGCGAGCTGGTTCGAGATGTAGTCGTTGCGGGTCGTGAGGATGACGTCGCCCGGCGCGAAGTCGAACGCTGCGAGGGCCTGGAAGAACGCGACGGTGGCGTTTTCGACCATCGCGATGTTGCGCGGCGCGGCGCCCACGAGCCGTGCCACGCTCTCGTACGCGGCGGCGATCTCGGCTCTCGCCGCGTCCGCCGCCTCGTAGCCGCCGATGCGCGCCTCCAGCTCGAGGTGCGCGCGCACGGCATCCAGCACGGGCCGCGGCATGAGCGACGCCCCCGCGTTGTTCAGGTGGATCACGCCGCTGGCCACGCCCGGCGTATCCGCGCGCCAGCGCTCGAGGTCACGGTCCATGCGAGTGGTCTCCTGTTGGGTTGAGGATGGTCGCGGGTTGTGCTGGAGACGGTCGGCGGCCGCGCCGGCGACGGGCTCCGGCAGCCCGCTCGCGGGTCGCAAGGTCTCGGTGCCGAGGAGCCTCCCCGCGTTCGAAGGGGAGCCCTGCGGCGCCCCGCGGCGAAGGCCCCGCTGCAACGGGGGCGACGGTTCGGCGTGCGAGAGCCCCCGTCGCGAGGGCTGCGGCGACGCCCTGTGCGCGGTTCCCCGCCGAAGGCACAGCTTACCGACCTGGCGGCGGCGCCGCCACAGCGCTGGGGAACGGCGCTGGCGGGCGGGCGGCGCGCGTGCATCGCATGCCGGTGGACGCGTGCGCACGGCGGGGGCGCCGGCGCATGGCGTGATGCGGCAAACCTCCGCTGTCGCGGAGCGAACGGGCAGCGCGCTGGAACTTTCCCGAGCCCCACACGGCAAACCTCCAACGCGCCCCGGCCCATCCCCGTGCGCTTGGAAGTTGGCCGTGCCACACGCGGTCAACGTCCAACGCCAACCCGCCAGCACCGGCGAGATGGGAAGTTGACCGCGCGGCGGGTGGTATGCGGCGGGGGTGACGGTGCCGGGCGACGACCTCGCGGTGGGGTCCCACGCACCGGCATCCCCCGGTCCCACGCGCCGGCCGCTTCCGCGCGGCACCCGCCGC
This region includes:
- a CDS encoding aminotransferase, with protein sequence MDRDLERWRADTPGVASGVIHLNNAGASLMPRPVLDAVRAHLELEARIGGYEAADAARAEIAAAYESVARLVGAAPRNIAMVENATVAFFQALAAFDFAPGDVILTTRNDYISNQLAYLSLHHRAGVRVVRAEDLPEGGVDPESVRALIRRERPRLVSLTWVPTNSGLVQPAAEVGAVCEEEGVPYIVDACQAVGQLPIDVNELRCDFLSATARKFLRGPRGAGFLYVSDRALDRGAHPLFVDMRGAAWIEADEFRLAPDARRFENWEFAYALVLGQGAAARYALEEVGVARGGERAARLAAYARERLREHEGLRVLDRGRRLCAIVTVEVAGRNAFELVPLLREQGINTSATAREYAVLDMDAKGARTAIRISPHYYNTEAEVDTAVAAIAALARATR